GACACTACCGTCATAAACATGCAAGTTGGCAGTCCCAAAATGCATGTTTTAGACGCTACCGTCATGAAAATGCAACTTAGCAGCCCCAAACCGCACTAATCCCACGCTAGCGTCTGAAAAGTGCACCTCAGAGCAGCCGTCGCTACTTCTTCAAATGCATCTTCCGCAGGATCTGGGCCAGCAGACGCGGGCGACGCAGGAGGTTCGTCCCCTCTTTCGCAGCGTCGGGAGTGCCGTTGAGGGCGTACGTATAGGCCTTGTTGGAACTGGATTTGCCGACCAGATCGCCGAACTCAAGCAGCTGGGTGCGCGGTTCGTAGGGGTGGCGGATGTCGAATTCGAGCAGACGTGCGGCGCGCTGGGCCGGGGCCGGACCGTAGGAGCCGAAGCCGCAGGTCGGTGTGGCCACAAGCGTCAGGCCGTCGGTGGTACCTACGAAACGGTTGCGGTGATCGTGACCGGCGAGCAACGCGAAATAGCCGTCGTTCGACTTCAAAATGCCGAATTCGCCTGTATCGGTATCGGGGCAGCTGATGCCCTCCCCCAGGAAGCTGCCGGGCAGCGTCTTGGATTCGTCGATGACGTAATTATGGCCGGCGAATGTGCGATAACCTTCTACGGCGTGCGCTGCGGTGGCCGGGACTTCCTTGAGCAAATCGTAATACTGCGGCACCGGAATATGCTGGAAGACTATCGATTTAGCACCAACCAGCCCCGGGGCAGTTTTCAAGAAATCGAGTGCGCGCTGGCTCGGAGCGCCGTAGCCGCCGAGCTTGCCGTAATCGCCGGAATTGAAAATCACCAGGCCAAGCACACTGTCGTTTTTGTGGTCTTCGCTGACCGGCAACGCGAATGTGCCAGGTTCGCAAGGGTAAATGCACTGGTCCGGCAAGCCACTCCCAGGCTGCTTTCGCGGCCTATCGGAACGTTTGATGGGTGGCTCCGGATTGAGACATCCGGGAAATTCGCGATAAATCTCATCAAGTTCGGCGTTGGAGAGGCCACACTGGAAATCGTGGTTGCCGTACGTCACCGCCCACGGAACATGACGCTCGATCAGAGGGGCCAGGAACTGCGAAATCTCCTGCCGCACCAGCTCACGTGTATGCTCGAGCTCGGCATCGCGCTGGTTACTCGCCGCCGTTCCCATCGACCATTTCTGTGGCGTCCACGTGCGCTTGCGAAAAGTCCTGGCATATGCCTTGTCGTAACCGGCAATCTGGTTGCCGGGGAAAATCACGATATCGGGCCGGGAGCTATCGAGCGCGGCTTCGATGAGCTTGATGGTATCTTTATTGACCTTGGGGCCATCCTGGATGTCCGCCAATACCAAGACGCGGAACTTACCGGAATCATGGAACTGCAAACGACCGAGACGCACTGAAACGGAAACGGGCCGGGTGTCACCCTCCTGCACGGGCTGAATCCTAGGCTTTGACGAAAGGTCATGCGTTCCGTGTGTCTGATCAGTCATGATTCCAACCTTTGTGTCGTCGACAACCCCACCGGTATCATTACCAGCATTATTATCCCACAATAATAAAAAACCCCGCAACTAAGAAGCTGCGAGGCTTTTGCATCTTTGCTGGGGTACCTGGACTCGAACCAAGAACAACTGAACCAGAATCAGCCGTGTTGCCAATTACACCATACCCCAATTGGCTTGGTGCCGTAGCCGCAAAGCAACTATAGCACTTCGTACCTCCAACCGGATTTGAACCGGTGTTGGCGCCGTGAGAGGGCGTAGTCCTAGACCGCTAGACGATGGAGGCTAACTTATCTGCTGCCCTTCCCAAGGCAACAAACTCATAGTCTATAGGAAAGCATAAATAAGCGCAACCCGGCGTGTTGCAAACCCCTATTCAACGCGGAAAATGGCTCATAACCGACCGATTTGCGAATAATCTACCTGATTCTCAATTTTTTGGGATTGTTGGCGCACCAAGTTGTTCCAAAAACGATAATCGACACCCAAATCTCCGAAAAGAAGGGTACTTGGCGCACCAAGACACCCCAAAAACAATACTTTGGCTTTCAATCTCGCTAAAAAAGACAACTTGGCGCACCAACATAGCTAAAAATAAAGAATTGAAGGACCATTCACTCAAATCTGGGTATGTTGACGAACCAAGAGCCTCTCTAAAAATCACCTTAGAGATGTTCTCTGAGCCCCTTCAAGCGGGCGAGGGTCAGC
The window above is part of the Bifidobacterium sp. ESL0732 genome. Proteins encoded here:
- a CDS encoding metallophosphoesterase → MTDQTHGTHDLSSKPRIQPVQEGDTRPVSVSVRLGRLQFHDSGKFRVLVLADIQDGPKVNKDTIKLIEAALDSSRPDIVIFPGNQIAGYDKAYARTFRKRTWTPQKWSMGTAASNQRDAELEHTRELVRQEISQFLAPLIERHVPWAVTYGNHDFQCGLSNAELDEIYREFPGCLNPEPPIKRSDRPRKQPGSGLPDQCIYPCEPGTFALPVSEDHKNDSVLGLVIFNSGDYGKLGGYGAPSQRALDFLKTAPGLVGAKSIVFQHIPVPQYYDLLKEVPATAAHAVEGYRTFAGHNYVIDESKTLPGSFLGEGISCPDTDTGEFGILKSNDGYFALLAGHDHRNRFVGTTDGLTLVATPTCGFGSYGPAPAQRAARLLEFDIRHPYEPRTQLLEFGDLVGKSSSNKAYTYALNGTPDAAKEGTNLLRRPRLLAQILRKMHLKK